Proteins encoded together in one Pontiella desulfatans window:
- a CDS encoding DDE-type integrase/transposase/recombinase → MSCETRMEYIAVQKRRYRRAEKAYKTRLLDEVCAVCGYDRKHATKLLNDSFTPSRGKRGRKGEYDSAELRKTLKTLWLRSGQLCGKRLKPAMPHWLKHYEKHYEPLSTECREKLLRISPASIDRVLKPFKAQYQRRRNTGTKPGSLLKNQIPIRTSTEDIDRPGYLEADTVAHCGGSMSGDFIWSITYTDIISTWTVTRAVWNKGAEGVMHQTHDVENKLPFAILGFDCDNGSEFLNHHLTRYFLQRKQPVCFTRSRPYHKNDNAHVEQKNWTHVRELLGYDRLDNPAMIRELNALYRDWERLNNFFKPSFKLKSKVRVKSRYKKKYDAPATPFDRLKVSGILGEQQEAALQREYETLDPFELGNRIQRRRRKIEKMKKTGESAAVGEPGFPDCLPTLTTPELEGTH, encoded by the coding sequence ATGAGTTGCGAAACCAGAATGGAATACATCGCGGTACAAAAACGCCGCTATAGGCGCGCGGAAAAGGCCTACAAGACCCGGTTGCTCGATGAAGTATGCGCGGTATGCGGCTATGATCGCAAGCATGCCACCAAGCTGCTCAACGACTCGTTTACGCCCTCCAGGGGCAAACGCGGCCGCAAAGGCGAGTACGACTCTGCTGAATTGCGCAAGACCCTCAAAACTCTGTGGCTTCGTTCTGGACAACTGTGCGGGAAGCGCCTCAAGCCTGCTATGCCACATTGGCTGAAGCACTATGAAAAACATTACGAACCGCTATCGACCGAATGCCGTGAAAAGCTACTGAGAATCAGCCCGGCAAGCATCGACCGGGTGCTCAAACCCTTCAAAGCGCAGTACCAGCGAAGGCGCAATACCGGTACCAAGCCCGGCTCGCTGCTCAAGAATCAGATCCCAATCCGCACCTCCACCGAGGACATCGACCGGCCCGGCTATCTCGAAGCCGACACAGTAGCCCACTGTGGCGGATCGATGAGCGGGGACTTCATCTGGTCGATCACCTATACGGACATCATAAGCACCTGGACGGTAACCCGCGCGGTCTGGAACAAAGGCGCTGAAGGCGTGATGCACCAAACCCACGACGTGGAAAACAAGCTGCCCTTCGCCATCCTGGGCTTCGACTGCGACAACGGCAGCGAGTTCCTCAACCACCATCTCACGCGCTACTTCCTGCAACGCAAACAGCCCGTCTGTTTTACACGCAGCAGACCGTACCACAAGAACGACAACGCCCATGTCGAACAAAAGAACTGGACGCACGTGCGCGAGTTGCTCGGCTACGACCGGCTCGACAACCCGGCCATGATCAGAGAGCTCAACGCACTCTACCGCGACTGGGAACGGCTCAACAACTTCTTCAAACCCTCGTTCAAGCTAAAAAGCAAGGTTCGCGTCAAAAGCCGGTACAAAAAGAAATACGATGCCCCCGCCACGCCCTTTGACCGCCTGAAGGTCAGCGGCATCCTTGGCGAACAACAGGAGGCTGCTCTGCAACGCGAATACGAAACGCTCGACCCTTTCGAGCTGGGCAATCGCATCCAGCGCCGACGTCGCAAGATCGAAAAAATGAAGAAAACCGGCGAGTCCGCCGCAGTCGGGGAACCCGGGTTCCCCGACTGCCTCCCCACCTTGACAACCCCCGAATTAGAGGGTACCCATTAA
- a CDS encoding cation:proton antiporter domain-containing protein, producing the protein MAVSIAEMILLGLLVDWVFRKLRLPGLLGMLLLGVLFGPYVLDLLEPGFLAASSDLRMIALIIILLRAGFELSRDVLNRVGVQALLMSFVPGMLEGGTIALLGPRFLPLTHLESAMLGFIVAAVSPAVVVPMMIHFIERRMGAKKGIPTMILAAASLDDVVAIVIFSVFLGFYTGSSENVLVKFAGIPLSIIAGIGAGLLIGWLLLRLFEKFNPRATKRTMIVIGVSILLVRFEHLLAGVGLPFAALLAVMATGFIILEKREHMAHEISSKLGKLWVFASIMLFTLVGAQVDVSLAWSTGLAGLALIVCGLIARSMGVMLSLIGSPLNGPERLFAVVSYWPKATVQAAMGAVPLMAMKKAGMQTAAGEVILAVSVLSIVFTAPLGALAIKWVGERALASDPGADRAALDAVSDSR; encoded by the coding sequence ATGGCTGTTAGCATTGCGGAGATGATCCTGCTGGGATTGCTGGTGGACTGGGTGTTCCGCAAGTTGCGGCTACCCGGCCTGCTGGGCATGCTGCTGCTCGGTGTCCTCTTTGGCCCGTATGTGCTCGATCTGCTGGAGCCGGGATTCCTGGCGGCATCCTCCGACCTGCGGATGATCGCGCTGATCATTATCCTACTGCGCGCCGGATTCGAATTGAGCCGCGATGTTCTGAACCGGGTGGGGGTGCAGGCCCTGCTGATGTCGTTTGTTCCCGGTATGCTGGAGGGCGGGACGATCGCCCTGCTTGGCCCGAGGTTTCTGCCGCTGACGCATCTGGAGTCGGCGATGCTCGGTTTCATTGTTGCGGCGGTGTCGCCGGCGGTGGTGGTGCCGATGATGATCCATTTCATCGAACGCCGCATGGGGGCGAAAAAAGGGATTCCAACCATGATTCTCGCGGCGGCTTCGCTGGATGACGTGGTGGCCATCGTCATCTTTTCGGTTTTTCTGGGGTTCTATACGGGATCGTCGGAAAACGTGTTGGTGAAATTTGCAGGGATTCCTCTCTCCATCATTGCGGGGATCGGGGCGGGTTTGCTGATTGGCTGGCTGTTGTTGAGGCTGTTTGAAAAGTTTAATCCGCGCGCCACGAAGCGCACGATGATTGTGATCGGTGTTTCAATCCTGTTGGTTCGCTTCGAGCATCTCCTTGCCGGGGTGGGGCTACCGTTTGCGGCCCTGCTTGCGGTCATGGCAACGGGATTCATTATTTTGGAAAAACGGGAGCATATGGCCCACGAGATCTCCTCCAAGCTGGGGAAGCTTTGGGTGTTTGCTTCGATCATGCTTTTTACGTTGGTGGGGGCGCAGGTGGATGTTTCGCTGGCATGGAGTACGGGCTTGGCGGGGCTGGCCTTGATCGTGTGCGGTTTGATTGCTCGTAGCATGGGGGTGATGCTCTCGCTCATCGGAAGTCCGCTGAATGGGCCTGAACGCTTGTTCGCCGTGGTTTCCTATTGGCCGAAGGCCACGGTTCAGGCGGCGATGGGGGCGGTTCCACTAATGGCCATGAAGAAGGCGGGAATGCAAACCGCTGCCGGGGAGGTCATTCTGGCGGTTTCCGTGCTGAGCATCGTTTTCACCGCGCCTCTCGGGGCTCTCGCCATCAAGTGGGTAGGCGAACGGGCCTTGGCATCCGATCCGGGCGCAGACCGCGCCGCACTCGATGCCGTCTCTGACAGCCGCTGA
- a CDS encoding tetratricopeptide repeat protein yields the protein MKLYHRFRGNQVQTAILAVALIAGVASAQDYGTLGISDVVASADRMLQRGDYRGAIPALEEVIRRTESLDDPQGMDTCQTCRFQLARSLFQSGDVPAGMAVLEKYLASQPLKKERMALRMMAQGFFDTQEWPKIEEIANRLLALPDLEREDLYNANLLLGQALFRQEKWAESVKPLGYAADYSKEERVKALCQIMVVRALVEAENWRELFGWIPKIYRTDSKYDISLNLTLMKAGKARFEDDDFLNALLLYRMVLPREKLIDFSENKVRTLTQKLEADKKTGIKEEEVKERDTEIADLRESMKTLNDLPPYEDEVTFRIGQIYAEVKRYWEGYVLFDKLYRQDRTSEIGEASMLQSVLILYDVQEIPRAEERIIKYLEERPDGQYARTLLSMMVRDNLVKQNFDRVVELQKYVEGLPATSDPDELSLQADLHYMLAFGYFQKKDYKTAGSQFSVIIKDHPNSTHFNDARYYRGMTYMLQANYADALADFLAYQEKNEHGEHFAASMFREAVCKFGLEQIQESEAAFTRFIDAFPDDVLVSEAHSMRGDIEASKEATNEDPYTLDRALADYRKGIDKATTDLQASYPAFKAAEVYKLEFKWQEIIDLMNYYMDRWEEKADVAEATFWIGQSQIELGQVSEAVEAYLNAIERFGNDPTKQGVDKIILELVKVSSYHLSDEDREGLAIKIKLRLTSIDEREQVLKLRLRITQAMLQGEEVAAALGAELLESKLELTLASPAALALMCDAAVATGNTVEMERLGSYFLENFEDSEMLWHAYRAQTFKFLAQENYKDVLWTIDEAQGMFGAEPHMGWAQIIKADTLFKMKKYDEAFEAYNMCMGVAEWRGPIFAEGMFGMGSCALAQEDIEKAHSFFQRTYLLFKGYADGDWAAKGYLAAADCLIKLGREEDAVNTLKAMLEDEYTNTNPLAEKVREQLKKLGVQ from the coding sequence ATGAAGCTTTACCACCGTTTTCGTGGAAACCAGGTGCAGACGGCGATTTTGGCCGTTGCTTTGATTGCCGGTGTTGCGTCGGCGCAAGATTACGGCACCTTGGGTATTTCCGATGTCGTGGCCTCCGCCGACCGCATGTTGCAGCGCGGCGATTACCGGGGTGCAATTCCCGCCCTTGAAGAGGTGATCCGCCGAACGGAGTCGCTCGACGATCCGCAGGGCATGGATACCTGCCAGACCTGCCGCTTCCAGCTGGCCCGGTCCCTGTTCCAGTCGGGCGACGTGCCCGCCGGAATGGCCGTGCTCGAAAAGTACCTCGCCAGCCAGCCGCTCAAGAAAGAGCGCATGGCGCTTCGCATGATGGCGCAGGGCTTCTTCGACACGCAGGAATGGCCGAAGATCGAAGAGATCGCCAATCGTCTGCTCGCATTGCCGGACTTGGAGAGGGAAGACCTATACAACGCCAACCTGTTGCTCGGCCAGGCGCTGTTCCGTCAGGAAAAGTGGGCCGAGAGTGTGAAGCCCCTTGGCTATGCCGCCGACTACTCCAAGGAAGAGCGCGTGAAGGCGCTCTGCCAGATCATGGTGGTCCGCGCGCTGGTGGAAGCCGAAAACTGGCGCGAGCTGTTTGGCTGGATTCCGAAGATCTACCGTACCGATTCCAAATACGACATCTCCCTCAACCTGACGCTCATGAAGGCCGGTAAGGCCCGCTTCGAGGACGACGATTTCCTCAACGCCCTGCTGCTATACCGCATGGTGCTGCCGCGTGAAAAATTGATCGATTTCTCTGAAAACAAAGTACGCACCCTGACCCAGAAGCTCGAGGCCGACAAGAAGACCGGCATCAAGGAGGAAGAGGTCAAGGAGCGCGATACCGAGATTGCCGACCTCCGCGAGTCCATGAAGACCCTCAACGATCTCCCGCCCTATGAGGATGAGGTAACCTTCCGCATTGGCCAGATCTATGCCGAGGTGAAGCGCTACTGGGAAGGTTATGTGCTGTTCGACAAGCTCTACCGCCAGGATCGCACCAGTGAAATCGGCGAAGCCTCGATGCTTCAGTCGGTGCTGATTCTCTACGACGTGCAGGAAATCCCGCGTGCCGAAGAACGCATCATCAAGTATCTCGAAGAGCGCCCGGACGGCCAGTATGCACGCACCCTGCTTTCGATGATGGTTCGCGACAACCTCGTGAAGCAAAATTTCGACCGCGTGGTTGAACTCCAGAAATATGTCGAGGGGCTGCCGGCCACCAGCGATCCGGATGAACTCTCCCTTCAGGCCGACCTGCACTACATGCTCGCCTTTGGCTATTTCCAGAAGAAGGACTACAAAACCGCCGGCAGCCAGTTCTCGGTCATCATCAAGGATCATCCCAACAGCACCCATTTCAACGACGCGCGCTACTACCGCGGCATGACCTACATGCTCCAAGCCAACTATGCCGACGCGTTGGCCGATTTCCTCGCCTACCAGGAAAAGAACGAGCACGGCGAACATTTCGCGGCGTCCATGTTCCGCGAAGCCGTCTGTAAGTTCGGCCTGGAACAAATCCAGGAATCCGAAGCCGCCTTCACCCGCTTCATCGACGCCTTCCCGGACGACGTGCTCGTTTCGGAAGCGCACTCCATGCGCGGCGATATCGAGGCCTCCAAGGAAGCCACCAACGAAGATCCCTACACGCTGGACCGCGCATTGGCCGACTACCGCAAGGGCATCGACAAGGCCACCACCGATCTCCAGGCATCCTACCCGGCCTTCAAGGCGGCCGAGGTCTATAAGCTTGAGTTCAAATGGCAGGAAATCATCGACCTGATGAACTACTACATGGATCGTTGGGAAGAAAAGGCCGATGTGGCCGAAGCCACCTTCTGGATCGGGCAGTCCCAGATCGAGCTCGGGCAGGTTTCCGAGGCGGTCGAGGCCTACCTTAACGCAATCGAACGCTTTGGTAACGATCCGACCAAACAGGGGGTCGACAAGATCATCCTGGAGCTCGTCAAAGTGTCCAGCTACCACCTCTCCGACGAAGACCGCGAAGGCCTCGCCATCAAGATCAAGCTCAGGCTTACCAGTATTGATGAGCGCGAGCAGGTGCTGAAATTGCGTCTCCGTATCACCCAGGCCATGCTTCAGGGTGAAGAAGTTGCCGCGGCCCTCGGCGCCGAGCTGCTGGAGTCCAAACTCGAACTCACTCTGGCCTCCCCGGCGGCGCTGGCCCTGATGTGCGATGCCGCAGTGGCCACCGGCAACACGGTTGAGATGGAACGGCTGGGTAGCTATTTCCTCGAAAACTTCGAGGATTCAGAAATGCTGTGGCACGCCTACCGTGCCCAGACCTTCAAGTTCCTGGCTCAGGAAAACTATAAGGATGTCCTTTGGACGATCGACGAGGCGCAGGGCATGTTCGGCGCCGAACCCCACATGGGTTGGGCGCAGATCATCAAGGCTGACACGTTGTTCAAGATGAAGAAATACGACGAAGCCTTCGAAGCCTACAACATGTGCATGGGCGTTGCCGAATGGCGCGGGCCCATCTTTGCTGAAGGCATGTTCGGCATGGGCAGTTGCGCGCTGGCCCAAGAGGACATTGAAAAGGCGCATTCCTTCTTCCAGCGCACCTATCTGCTCTTCAAGGGGTATGCCGACGGCGACTGGGCGGCCAAGGGCTACCTTGCCGCAGCGGACTGCCTGATCAAGCTCGGTCGCGAGGAAGACGCGGTCAACACGCTCAAGGCCATGCTTGAGGACGAATACACGAACACCAACCCGCTTGCGGAAAAAGTTCGCGAACAGCTTAAGAAACTAGGGGTACAATAA
- a CDS encoding nucleotidyltransferase family protein, producing MIAREQVLDSLRSFKEEAGVRFGIESLGIFGSVARGLVADDSDVDVVVKLATPNLFTLSRLRIELEDRIGQHVDLVSYRSRMNSFLKERIDQEACYV from the coding sequence ATGATTGCCCGAGAGCAGGTGTTGGATTCGTTAAGAAGCTTTAAGGAAGAGGCCGGGGTTCGGTTTGGAATCGAGTCGCTGGGCATCTTTGGTTCGGTTGCAAGGGGGCTGGTCGCCGATGATAGCGATGTGGATGTTGTTGTGAAGCTTGCAACTCCTAATCTCTTCACGTTGTCGCGTCTGCGCATCGAGCTGGAGGATCGGATCGGTCAGCATGTGGATTTGGTGAGCTATCGATCAAGGATGAACTCATTTCTGAAAGAGCGCATTGATCAAGAGGCCTGCTATGTCTGA
- the rfaD gene encoding ADP-glyceromanno-heptose 6-epimerase translates to MAIKYIVTGGAGFIGSNIVKELNARGEDDILIVDSLGIGEKWKNLVGLKYEDYLDKGDLFTVLADGLLADVEAVYHLGACSATTEKDADYLAENNYGYTRALCEECLAHGVRFVYASSAATYGDGNLGYSDADEETPKYKPLNMYGYSKHMFDLWALKAGVASQIAGMKYFNVYGPGEAHKDDMRSVVHKSYYQILETGEVKLFKSHRPDYKDGEQVRDFVYVKDAVKQTLWFGENRDVGGVFNCGTGTPRTWVDLVSSVFKAMGREPNIQFIDMPEHLQGKYQYHTQADLSKLRAAGYDAGFTALEDGVADYVQNHLMSEE, encoded by the coding sequence ATGGCTATTAAATATATTGTAACGGGCGGGGCCGGGTTTATCGGCAGCAACATTGTCAAGGAGCTGAATGCGCGGGGCGAGGACGATATCCTGATCGTCGATTCGCTGGGCATTGGCGAAAAATGGAAGAATCTGGTTGGCCTGAAATACGAGGACTACCTCGACAAGGGCGACCTGTTCACGGTGCTGGCGGATGGTCTGCTGGCGGATGTGGAGGCGGTCTACCACCTGGGTGCGTGCAGCGCGACAACGGAAAAGGATGCCGACTATCTGGCCGAAAACAACTATGGCTACACCCGCGCGCTGTGCGAGGAGTGCCTGGCGCACGGTGTCCGCTTTGTCTATGCCTCGAGTGCGGCGACCTATGGCGACGGCAACCTGGGCTATTCGGATGCCGACGAGGAGACGCCGAAATACAAGCCGCTGAACATGTATGGATATTCGAAGCACATGTTCGACCTCTGGGCGTTGAAGGCGGGGGTGGCCAGCCAGATTGCGGGCATGAAATATTTCAACGTCTATGGCCCCGGCGAGGCGCACAAGGACGATATGCGCTCGGTGGTTCACAAGTCCTACTACCAGATCCTCGAGACGGGCGAGGTGAAGCTGTTCAAGTCGCACCGACCCGACTACAAGGATGGAGAGCAGGTGCGCGACTTTGTCTATGTGAAGGATGCCGTGAAGCAAACCCTGTGGTTCGGCGAAAACAGGGATGTGGGCGGTGTGTTCAACTGTGGCACAGGTACCCCGCGCACCTGGGTGGATCTGGTTTCGTCGGTATTCAAGGCCATGGGGCGCGAGCCGAATATCCAGTTCATCGACATGCCGGAGCATCTACAGGGCAAATACCAGTACCACACCCAGGCCGACCTCTCGAAGCTGCGCGCCGCCGGATATGATGCCGGATTCACCGCGCTCGAAGACGGCGTGGCCGATTACGTTCAAAACCATTTGATGAGTGAGGAATGA
- the rfaE2 gene encoding D-glycero-beta-D-manno-heptose 1-phosphate adenylyltransferase codes for MRNLEDKILTKAEMLAERARLKEQGTVVSFTNGCFDILHPGHVTYLQFARQQGDVLVLGMNSDASVKRNKGDDRPIVCEEDRASVVAALECIDYVVLFDEDEPRELIAELLPDVLVKGEDWAHYVSGREEVEAAGGKVVLAKMVEGRSTTNVIGRILEVYGKEANQQG; via the coding sequence ATGAGAAACTTAGAAGACAAGATTTTGACGAAGGCCGAAATGCTGGCCGAGCGGGCAAGGCTAAAGGAGCAGGGGACGGTGGTTTCGTTTACCAACGGCTGTTTCGATATTTTGCATCCCGGCCATGTGACCTATCTCCAGTTTGCGCGGCAGCAGGGCGATGTACTGGTGCTGGGCATGAATTCCGATGCCTCGGTGAAGCGTAACAAGGGCGACGACCGCCCGATTGTCTGCGAGGAAGACCGGGCAAGCGTGGTCGCCGCGTTGGAGTGCATCGACTATGTGGTGCTGTTCGACGAAGACGAACCGCGCGAGCTCATCGCCGAGCTGCTACCCGATGTGCTGGTGAAGGGCGAGGATTGGGCGCACTATGTTTCCGGTCGCGAGGAGGTCGAGGCCGCCGGCGGCAAGGTGGTGTTGGCGAAGATGGTTGAAGGTCGCTCCACCACCAATGTGATCGGCAGGATTTTGGAAGTGTATGGGAAGGAAGCTAATCAGCAGGGTTGA
- a CDS encoding HepT-like ribonuclease domain-containing protein: MSDPKLVLEILAQIEGAALRVERRFSKVDSADVFLDSEEGLERLDAICMQLIAIGESLKNLDKVTGRELLPMYPEVEWKGAMGIRDIITHHYFDLDAEAVFDACESDIPVLVKTIQRMRKDLEE, translated from the coding sequence ATGTCTGATCCTAAACTTGTGCTTGAGATCCTTGCGCAAATTGAAGGTGCCGCTCTTCGGGTCGAGCGGCGTTTTTCGAAAGTGGATTCTGCGGACGTCTTTCTTGATTCGGAGGAGGGGTTGGAGCGGTTGGATGCCATCTGCATGCAGTTGATTGCGATTGGCGAAAGCTTGAAGAATCTTGATAAAGTTACCGGACGGGAACTCCTGCCGATGTATCCAGAGGTGGAGTGGAAAGGTGCGATGGGGATTCGGGATATCATTACCCACCACTATTTCGACCTGGACGCCGAGGCGGTGTTCGATGCTTGTGAGAGCGATATCCCTGTGCTGGTTAAAACGATTCAGAGGATGCGGAAGGATTTGGAGGAATAG